Proteins from one Patescibacteria group bacterium genomic window:
- a CDS encoding type II secretion system F family protein → MWFSYQASDKEGKIKNGTIEATSREEARNKLTLRLKDDVLISLAEGKTKQKKKKGEEIVFGRVRLLEKVMFAKHLSVMVKAGMSIDNALETLAGNASPIMAKRLKSVLDHVRRGHTLSSALKAHPKDFDMLFVNMVAAGEKGGNLAKNLDLLSIQQRKSYELKNKIKAAAMYPTMVLIAIVGLTAVISKFVLPKIVNFFDSLRIDLPTTTKILMAVASFFANYWIWVILGLVILMLIWNFMLKIRPSRLFLHKIIISLPITGKITKNMNLALFCRTLSSLLSSGITIDQSLQIVAETLTNDVFKNETIALYHKVLKGNSLADALRSKSHFPSIVSRMTKVGEESGNLGEVLDYLADFYELEVDTDTKNLSTLLEPILLVVIGLGVGFVAMAIINPIYDLTSQVGR, encoded by the coding sequence ATGTGGTTTTCTTATCAAGCATCCGACAAAGAAGGTAAAATAAAAAATGGTACGATTGAAGCTACTAGTCGTGAAGAAGCTAGAAATAAACTCACCCTTAGGCTCAAAGATGATGTTTTGATTTCTCTGGCTGAGGGTAAGACTAAACAAAAAAAGAAAAAGGGCGAAGAAATAGTATTTGGTCGGGTAAGGCTTTTGGAAAAAGTAATGTTTGCCAAGCATTTGTCAGTCATGGTCAAAGCTGGTATGTCTATTGATAATGCTTTAGAGACTCTAGCTGGCAATGCATCACCTATCATGGCCAAGCGTCTCAAATCAGTTTTGGATCATGTCAGGCGTGGTCATACTTTATCCTCGGCTCTGAAGGCCCATCCCAAAGATTTTGATATGCTTTTTGTAAATATGGTGGCGGCCGGAGAAAAAGGAGGTAATCTGGCCAAAAATCTGGATTTACTTTCTATCCAACAGAGAAAATCATATGAACTAAAAAATAAAATAAAAGCAGCTGCTATGTATCCGACGATGGTTCTTATTGCTATCGTTGGCTTGACGGCTGTCATCTCAAAATTTGTCCTGCCAAAAATAGTCAATTTTTTTGACAGCTTGAGGATAGATCTGCCGACAACCACTAAAATATTGATGGCCGTGGCCAGTTTTTTTGCCAATTATTGGATCTGGGTGATTTTAGGTCTTGTTATTTTAATGCTTATATGGAATTTTATGTTAAAAATCCGACCTAGTCGTTTATTTTTACATAAAATAATAATAAGCTTGCCAATTACTGGCAAAATTACAAAGAATATGAATTTGGCTCTTTTTTGTAGGACATTATCATCACTACTTAGTAGTGGTATTACTATTGATCAATCTTTGCAAATTGTAGCTGAGACTTTGACCAATGATGTTTTCAAAAATGAAACAATTGCTCTTTATCATAAAGTGTTAAAGGGAAATTCACTGGCTGATGCTCTGCGAAGTAAAAGTCATTTTCCTAGTATTGTATCGCGCATGACCAAAGTAGGCGAAGAATCCGGTAATTTGGGTGAAGTTTTAGACTATTTAGCGGATTTTTATGAACTAGAGGTTGATACTGACACCAAAAATCTTTCTACTCTTTTGGAACCAATACTTTTGGTAGTGATTGGTTTGGGTGTTGGTTTTGTAGCTATGGCTATTATCAATCCAATCTATGATTTGACTAGCCAAGTTGGCAGATAA
- a CDS encoding GspE/PulE family protein, with protein sequence MKVISDEKIYKIITKIGLIEQSVLDTALSAAKEKGEDFVTFLIKQDLIKSHEIGQLIANDLHIKYVNLSKESISTDVLNLLPEVVARRQNMVVFKRDKDGIKVAMANPFDYEMIKMLEKKVGDKVIPYFSTEFDIKNSFGLYRKSIQQEYATNIQKQAIRAQGEQAESVSVVKLVDDLFSYAYTNHASDVHIEPEEKDIKIRFRIDGLLYDVLTLNKNILDIIVTRIKILSQLRTDESRAAQDGKIVTNVEGEKVDIRVSVVPTTHGEKIVMRLLSSKGKQFSLEDLGMNERDLEIVRQAAKRPYGMILSTGPTGSGKTTSLYALIKLLNKRDVNICTIEDPVEYDLEGVNQIQVNSKTNLTFAKGLRSLLRQDPDIIMVGEIRDEETAGIAVNSAMTGHLVLSTLHTNDASTSLPRLFDMKIEPFLVASTVNVIIAQRLVRRICMKCIVSYTLNDKEVFDLKKEVHLDKFLNTQNISDIRFYKGKGCEACNHSGYTGRIGIFEVLEVIDNIKELILARADADKIRNMAISNGMTTMFEDGFNKAVSGKTTLEEIFRVTKQ encoded by the coding sequence ATGAAAGTCATCAGTGACGAAAAAATTTATAAAATAATTACCAAGATAGGCTTGATTGAGCAGAGTGTCTTAGATACTGCTCTTAGTGCTGCCAAGGAAAAGGGAGAGGACTTTGTGACTTTTTTGATCAAACAAGACTTAATCAAATCTCATGAAATCGGACAACTTATTGCCAATGATCTACACATAAAGTATGTCAATTTAAGTAAAGAAAGTATTAGTACTGATGTGCTCAATCTTTTGCCTGAGGTAGTAGCCCGTCGCCAAAATATGGTTGTTTTCAAGCGTGACAAAGATGGTATAAAAGTAGCTATGGCCAATCCTTTTGATTATGAGATGATAAAGATGCTAGAGAAAAAAGTGGGTGACAAAGTGATACCTTATTTTTCTACAGAATTTGATATAAAAAATAGTTTTGGCTTGTATAGAAAATCTATCCAGCAGGAATATGCCACCAATATTCAAAAACAGGCTATCCGAGCTCAGGGAGAGCAGGCTGAAAGTGTCTCGGTAGTCAAATTGGTGGATGATCTTTTTAGTTATGCCTATACCAATCATGCTTCCGATGTACATATTGAGCCAGAAGAAAAAGATATCAAGATTCGTTTTAGGATAGATGGTTTGCTTTATGATGTGCTCACTTTAAATAAAAATATTTTGGATATTATAGTTACTAGGATAAAAATTCTTTCTCAACTTAGGACAGATGAAAGCCGAGCTGCTCAAGACGGAAAGATTGTGACCAATGTAGAAGGTGAAAAGGTAGACATCAGAGTTTCGGTTGTGCCAACTACTCATGGTGAAAAAATAGTAATGCGTCTTTTGTCATCAAAGGGAAAACAGTTTAGTCTGGAAGACTTGGGTATGAATGAAAGAGATTTGGAAATTGTCAGGCAAGCTGCCAAGCGTCCTTACGGCATGATACTATCTACCGGACCTACCGGTAGTGGTAAGACTACTTCTTTGTATGCCCTTATAAAATTGTTGAATAAAAGAGATGTAAATATTTGCACAATTGAAGACCCAGTTGAGTATGATTTGGAAGGTGTCAATCAGATTCAGGTAAATAGCAAAACAAATTTGACTTTTGCCAAAGGACTGAGGTCACTACTTCGTCAGGATCCGGATATTATCATGGTTGGTGAAATTCGTGATGAAGAAACCGCCGGCATAGCCGTCAACTCAGCTATGACAGGACACTTGGTCTTGTCAACCTTGCATACCAACGATGCTTCTACTTCACTACCTAGGCTTTTTGATATGAAGATAGAGCCTTTTTTGGTGGCCTCTACGGTCAATGTCATTATTGCTCAGAGGCTAGTCAGGCGAATTTGTATGAAATGTATTGTCTCTTATACTTTGAATGATAAAGAAGTTTTTGATTTGAAAAAAGAAGTACATCTAGATAAATTTTTAAATACTCAGAATATATCAGATATTCGTTTTTATAAAGGCAAGGGATGCGAAGCCTGCAATCACAGTGGCTATACTGGACGTATTGGTATTTTTGAGGTTTTGGAAGTGATAGATAATATCAAAGAGCTTATTTTAGCTAGAGCTGATGCTGACAAAATTAGGAATATGGCAATCAGCAATGGTATGACTACTATGTTTGAAGACGGTTTCAACAAAGCAGTATCGGGTAAAACAACACTCGAAGAAATATTTAGAGTTACCAAACAGTAA
- a CDS encoding response regulator has protein sequence MEGTKAKILFVDDDNFLRKVYQSELSEQGYEVILAADGEEGLEKAQISDPDLIILDMIMPQKNGFEVLTELQSNPSTQDIPVIILSNLGQDDDIKKGLDLGAVDYLVKDNITLATIVEKVSHYLHSKTQSKEAKKNGNNHNANGQNSEYYKPEPHRE, from the coding sequence ATGGAAGGAACAAAAGCAAAAATACTTTTTGTAGATGATGACAATTTTTTGAGAAAAGTATATCAATCCGAGCTTAGTGAGCAGGGTTATGAAGTGATTTTGGCCGCTGATGGTGAAGAGGGCTTGGAAAAAGCTCAAATCAGTGATCCAGATTTGATAATTTTGGATATGATAATGCCCCAGAAAAATGGTTTTGAAGTCTTGACTGAGTTGCAGAGTAATCCGTCTACTCAGGACATCCCAGTTATTATTTTGTCCAATTTGGGTCAGGATGATGACATTAAAAAGGGCTTGGATTTGGGTGCAGTAGACTATTTGGTCAAAGATAATATTACTTTAGCTACAATTGTAGAAAAAGTCAGTCATTATTTACACTCCAAGACTCAGAGTAAAGAAGCCAAAAAAAATGGCAACAACCATAATGCTAATGGTCAGAACAGTGAATATTATAAGCCAGAGCCACATAGAGAATAA
- a CDS encoding Hpt domain-containing protein, translating to MISEKYKDLYLSTVKEQMKKLADLLLYLEKKPNSQNVIENIFRLIHSMKGAAATMSYKKTVDLLHSMESVIDAVYNDRLEINKKILAMFFSAMDVLQDNFESIEKKGKEINLNKEIKNFRTLVLKKGKKVSKNQLVKKEKHILGSLPSVAEISVSTEKLDKMQNSLEDLLINSMEIKSRVKSLGDGELLKLCVSNDKFLGDLRRQLEKLRIVSLSQAFSSFPYLVGEISRDQNKKVDFIIKDNNLSLDKAILDEIVEILIQLIKNAVSHGISDKQKKGTITIETALINDKLQISVEDNGQGINWPDIVQMAVKNKIISAAEAKRIKPEKMHNLVFVPGISKGKALTTTSGRGVGLSLVKSKVKELEGHIHLDSRPGKGTKFIIMIPQPLSIFRSMTFRVLDYNLAIPLSQVEGLVKSEELRDFSKQKYFSYQKKKYKLLSMENFLGLKGLSKLVKYIVILKDENKNLALPLASNISEDELIMKTRPDVLKNNKYIKGVAISAKGQPVLVMDTSNLE from the coding sequence ATGATTAGCGAAAAATACAAGGATTTATATTTGAGCACAGTCAAAGAACAAATGAAAAAATTGGCTGATTTGCTTTTGTATCTGGAGAAAAAACCAAACAGTCAAAATGTCATTGAAAATATTTTTAGGCTCATTCATTCCATGAAAGGAGCGGCTGCTACCATGTCTTACAAAAAGACAGTTGATCTTTTACATAGTATGGAAAGTGTAATAGATGCTGTTTATAATGATCGTTTGGAAATAAATAAAAAAATACTGGCTATGTTTTTTTCGGCGATGGATGTTTTGCAAGATAATTTTGAATCCATAGAAAAAAAAGGCAAAGAAATAAACTTGAATAAAGAAATCAAAAATTTTAGGACATTGGTTTTAAAAAAGGGTAAAAAAGTGAGCAAAAACCAGCTGGTAAAAAAGGAAAAACATATCTTGGGTAGCCTACCTTCGGTGGCTGAGATTTCTGTTTCAACTGAAAAACTAGACAAGATGCAAAACTCTTTGGAAGATTTGCTTATAAATTCCATGGAGATAAAATCCAGAGTCAAGTCTCTGGGCGATGGTGAGCTTTTGAAGTTGTGTGTTTCTAATGATAAATTTTTGGGAGATTTGCGTCGTCAGTTGGAAAAATTAAGGATTGTATCTTTGTCTCAGGCTTTTTCCTCATTTCCATATTTGGTCGGTGAGATATCAAGAGACCAAAATAAAAAAGTAGATTTTATAATAAAAGATAATAATTTATCTTTGGATAAGGCGATTTTGGATGAAATAGTAGAGATTTTGATACAACTCATAAAAAATGCAGTCTCACACGGCATTTCAGACAAGCAGAAAAAAGGTACAATAACCATTGAAACAGCCCTGATAAATGATAAATTGCAAATTAGTGTAGAAGACAATGGTCAGGGTATTAATTGGCCAGATATTGTCCAGATGGCTGTCAAAAATAAGATTATTAGCGCTGCTGAGGCCAAGCGTATCAAGCCTGAAAAAATGCATAATTTGGTATTTGTTCCGGGTATTTCCAAAGGTAAAGCCTTGACTACTACTTCCGGTAGAGGAGTGGGTCTGAGTCTGGTAAAGAGTAAGGTCAAAGAATTGGAGGGCCATATACACTTGGATAGCCGACCAGGTAAAGGGACAAAATTTATCATTATGATACCACAACCTTTGTCTATATTTCGCAGTATGACTTTTAGAGTTTTAGATTACAACCTAGCGATACCTTTGTCGCAGGTTGAAGGTCTCGTCAAAAGTGAAGAGTTAAGAGATTTTTCTAAACAAAAATATTTTTCTTATCAAAAGAAAAAATATAAATTATTGAGTATGGAAAATTTTTTGGGCTTAAAAGGTCTCAGTAAGTTAGTAAAGTATATAGTAATTCTAAAAGATGAAAATAAAAATTTGGCTCTTCCTCTGGCGTCCAATATTAGTGAGGATGAATTAATTATGAAAACCAGGCCGGATGTTTTAAAAAATAATAAATATATAAAAGGAGTAGCCATCTCTGCTAAGGGACAGCCAGTTTTGGTGATGGACACAAGTAATTTAGAATAA
- a CDS encoding chemotaxis protein CheW yields the protein MIKKSSKFVLFSLADYTYALPLATVAKFVEFDSFCAIPGADKNIKGLIYYEGKIITIFDSAKLLGLSIKYPDKLQTLLFSHQDKSYGLLVSEALETVKSAQIFVDKKKKQFKKYIKIKDNKIYILEPEEIIQILNIND from the coding sequence ATGATTAAAAAATCTTCAAAATTTGTTTTGTTTTCTTTGGCAGATTATACATATGCCCTGCCTTTGGCTACAGTTGCTAAATTTGTGGAGTTTGATTCGTTTTGTGCTATCCCAGGAGCTGACAAAAACATAAAAGGTTTGATTTATTATGAAGGCAAAATAATTACTATATTTGATAGCGCCAAGCTACTTGGCTTGAGTATAAAATATCCGGATAAGTTGCAGACTTTGTTATTTTCTCATCAGGACAAGTCATATGGTCTTTTGGTATCAGAAGCTTTAGAAACTGTGAAATCTGCCCAAATTTTTGTTGATAAAAAGAAAAAACAGTTTAAAAAATATATAAAAATAAAAGATAACAAAATATATATTTTGGAACCGGAAGAAATTATTCAAATTTTAAATATCAATGATTAG
- a CDS encoding methyl-accepting chemotaxis protein has protein sequence MKLFETKIYLRFISWFVLVSLLPLLALFVAVYIFSPEQFLSASLELKQAILFAIFVSLALVLILSLIATRRLSKSVTYPVHISVLELSKVVTELFKSVEKLLAISNQNSELSQFLITSSQNQDKGLKEGTKSVDDIVKSLNKIAKKTKASAKRTSDINILATDGQAKSQQALDSLNQVKNLVTDNQKLSQALDNYAQDVKDIANRVATLAETAKFLSLNASIEASKNSFSEDFSSLVSQIRELNITSEQAASAITALADNMQKQIEESRESSVNQWEETNKTIKVTGQNIQFLTQIVSDIAQVSSSMQIIDQETQETREDAGTINTMIKSLNKESRSLVKHVDDISRIINEQMVITRALNRSSESLTSVTKTLDDLVGKNND, from the coding sequence GTGAAATTGTTTGAAACAAAAATTTATCTTAGATTTATTTCCTGGTTTGTTTTGGTTTCACTCCTGCCTTTGCTAGCTTTATTTGTAGCTGTTTATATATTTAGTCCTGAACAGTTTTTGTCCGCTAGCCTAGAATTAAAACAAGCAATCCTTTTTGCAATCTTTGTGTCTTTGGCCTTGGTGCTTATCTTGTCCTTGATAGCTACCAGAAGACTCAGTAAAAGCGTCACATATCCCGTCCATATTTCGGTTTTGGAGCTATCAAAGGTAGTAACCGAGCTTTTCAAATCAGTAGAAAAACTATTAGCTATTAGTAATCAAAATAGTGAATTATCTCAATTTTTGATTACTAGTAGTCAAAATCAGGATAAAGGCTTAAAAGAAGGTACAAAATCAGTAGATGATATAGTAAAATCTCTCAATAAAATTGCCAAAAAGACCAAGGCTTCTGCCAAAAGGACAAGTGATATCAATATTTTGGCTACTGATGGACAAGCCAAATCACAGCAGGCTCTAGATAGTCTCAATCAGGTAAAAAATCTGGTAACTGACAACCAAAAGTTGAGTCAGGCATTGGATAATTACGCTCAAGATGTAAAAGACATTGCCAATAGAGTAGCTACTTTAGCCGAAACAGCCAAATTTTTGAGTCTAAATGCTTCTATTGAGGCCAGCAAAAATTCTTTTAGTGAAGATTTTTCTTCTTTGGTATCACAGATTAGGGAATTAAATATTACCAGTGAGCAAGCTGCCTCGGCCATTACTGCTTTGGCTGATAATATGCAAAAACAAATAGAAGAGTCGCGGGAGTCTTCAGTCAATCAATGGGAAGAAACCAACAAAACCATTAAAGTGACTGGACAAAATATTCAGTTTTTGACTCAAATAGTCAGTGATATAGCTCAAGTCTCATCTAGTATGCAGATTATAGACCAAGAGACTCAGGAGACTAGAGAGGATGCCGGCACTATAAATACCATGATCAAATCACTAAACAAAGAATCCAGGTCTTTGGTCAAGCACGTTGATGATATTTCTAGGATTATAAATGAACAAATGGTCATTACTCGGGCGCTTAATCGTTCTTCAGAATCTTTGACTAGCGTGACCAAAACCCTTGATGATTTGGTAGGAAAAAATAATGATTAA
- a CDS encoding sugar transferase, whose translation MKKLVLLFGDIVLLYSSLALTLYLRYGHFNNELWTRHLMPFSVIFAIWLMVFFINGLYDINKARPGFKFYGILVQNIFINGLLAVLFFYLILGHFTTLKPQTVLIILLGIFTILFIAWRKVFYKLISSDKLGNNLAIIGVSGESLLLAQEIITNPQLGYKLKLIINPDGSPIPEKFQIINSTRDMPDLKNQLSKYQINTVVSVTNAGYSPEVARYLFENIILKIQYFNLTDFYEKITGKVPVTSLEKHWFLQNVTQKNKQWFNTAKRIIDLFFSGFGGLISLIFIMPWLAIVIKLDSKGPLIYKQERVGLNGRIFTVLKLRSMSQDAEKNGAQWAKENDARITKVGRFIRKSRLDEIPQFINILKGEMSFVGPRPERPKFVNQLKESIPFYNERHLVKPGLTGWAQINFPYGASVEDAKEKLQYDLFYIKNQSIALDISIILKTINTVFNKSLGR comes from the coding sequence ATGAAGAAATTAGTCCTACTTTTTGGTGATATAGTACTGCTTTATTCCAGTTTGGCTCTCACCCTCTATTTACGTTACGGCCACTTTAACAACGAATTATGGACAAGGCACCTTATGCCTTTTTCTGTTATTTTTGCTATCTGGTTGATGGTCTTTTTTATAAATGGACTATATGACATAAATAAAGCCCGTCCGGGATTTAAATTTTACGGGATACTAGTACAAAACATTTTTATAAACGGTCTGTTGGCTGTTTTGTTTTTTTATCTTATTTTGGGACATTTTACCACTTTGAAACCTCAGACAGTACTGATAATACTTTTAGGAATATTTACCATACTATTTATTGCTTGGCGAAAAGTTTTTTACAAACTCATTTCCAGCGACAAACTTGGCAATAATCTGGCCATCATAGGCGTGAGTGGTGAATCTCTGCTTTTGGCTCAAGAGATAATCACCAACCCACAATTAGGTTACAAATTGAAACTGATCATCAATCCCGATGGCTCGCCTATTCCCGAAAAATTCCAGATCATAAATAGCACTCGGGATATGCCTGATTTAAAAAATCAACTCAGCAAATATCAAATCAATACTGTAGTTTCAGTGACCAATGCTGGCTATAGCCCTGAGGTAGCTCGCTATCTTTTTGAAAATATAATTTTAAAAATACAATATTTTAATCTAACCGACTTTTACGAAAAAATAACTGGTAAGGTTCCAGTTACATCTTTGGAAAAGCACTGGTTTTTACAAAATGTCACCCAAAAAAACAAACAATGGTTTAATACCGCCAAAAGAATAATTGATTTGTTTTTTTCTGGCTTTGGTGGACTTATTTCCTTGATATTTATTATGCCGTGGCTAGCTATTGTGATAAAACTTGATTCCAAAGGTCCGCTTATTTACAAACAAGAAAGAGTCGGCTTGAATGGTCGTATATTTACCGTCTTAAAATTACGCTCCATGAGCCAAGATGCCGAAAAAAATGGTGCCCAATGGGCCAAAGAAAATGATGCTCGTATTACCAAAGTCGGCCGTTTTATAAGAAAAAGCAGATTGGACGAAATACCTCAGTTTATAAATATCTTAAAAGGAGAAATGAGTTTTGTTGGACCGCGTCCAGAAAGACCAAAATTTGTAAACCAACTCAAAGAGTCTATCCCCTTTTATAATGAAAGACATCTAGTCAAACCAGGTCTTACTGGCTGGGCTCAAATCAATTTTCCTTATGGTGCTAGTGTAGAAGATGCCAAAGAAAAATTGCAGTATGATTTATTTTATATCAAAAATCAATCCATAGCATTGGATATTTCTATAATTTTAAAAACTATAAATACTGTATTTAATAAAAGCTTGGGTAGATAA
- a CDS encoding NAD-dependent epimerase/dehydratase family protein: MDKLKGKTILVTGNVGFIGFHLSKKLLENNINVIGLDNINDYYDPQIKEDRHKILSQFSNYKFYKGNLEDLDFVKKVLDDNKIDKICNLAAQAGVRYSLTHPHTYIQSNIVGFSNLIDEAKNHGIKDFVYASSSSVYGKNKKSPFSIEDKVDHPISLYAASKKANELIAHTYHHLFGLNCTGLRFFTVYGPYGRPDMALFLFTKAILEDKPIKVFNHGNMERDFTYIDDIVSGIIASLEKSYPYEIFNLGNNKPIKLNYFIELIEKELGLKAKKEMLDMQLGDVASTCADIDSSKEKLNYSPKTSIEDGIKKFISWYKEYYKI; the protein is encoded by the coding sequence ATGGATAAACTAAAAGGAAAAACAATACTTGTTACCGGAAACGTCGGCTTTATAGGCTTTCATTTGTCAAAAAAACTTTTGGAAAATAATATTAATGTCATTGGACTTGATAATATCAATGATTATTATGATCCTCAAATAAAAGAAGACCGTCATAAAATACTAAGCCAATTTTCAAATTACAAATTTTACAAAGGCAATCTAGAAGATCTTGATTTTGTCAAAAAAGTATTGGACGACAACAAGATTGATAAAATCTGCAATTTAGCGGCTCAAGCCGGCGTCAGATACAGCCTCACTCACCCTCATACTTATATACAATCAAATATAGTTGGCTTTAGCAATTTGATTGACGAAGCCAAAAATCATGGTATAAAAGATTTTGTCTATGCATCTTCTAGCTCTGTCTACGGTAAAAACAAAAAAAGCCCTTTTTCAATAGAAGACAAGGTAGACCATCCTATCTCTCTGTATGCTGCCAGCAAAAAAGCCAATGAGCTCATTGCTCACACTTATCATCATTTATTCGGCCTCAACTGTACAGGCTTACGATTTTTTACTGTATATGGTCCTTATGGCCGTCCTGATATGGCCTTGTTTCTTTTTACCAAAGCTATTTTGGAAGACAAGCCTATAAAAGTTTTTAACCACGGCAATATGGAAAGAGATTTTACCTATATTGATGATATAGTAAGCGGTATTATTGCCAGCCTGGAAAAATCATATCCATACGAAATATTCAATCTCGGCAACAACAAACCTATAAAGCTAAATTATTTTATAGAGCTGATTGAAAAAGAGCTTGGACTCAAAGCTAAAAAAGAAATGCTGGATATGCAACTTGGCGACGTAGCTTCAACCTGTGCCGATATTGACAGTTCCAAAGAAAAATTAAATTACAGCCCGAAAACAAGTATTGAAGATGGCATTAAAAAATTTATCTCTTGGTACAAAGAATATTACAAAATATAA
- a CDS encoding oligosaccharide flippase family protein — MIQKIKNWSFQLLKKSEKYTKTDMVYLAKGEFWLIGGQILSSASTFFLAVSFANLLPKETYGTYKYILSIFGILTISTLRGLESPLSQSIAKNYEGDFLIILKEKIKYGFFGALASFILGVYYYVNGNNILSVCFFIVSVFVPFFEPLGIYHNYLLAKKKFRQSTIYKSSSQILTTLLMIVALFVIPNIFTVILVYFFSWSVLRIYFLIKTIKKFPPNKKKEPQAISYGRHSTAINVLASFIGSIDALLLFHYFGAAELAIYSFALSPVNQFSSLFDKLPTLALPKLAVRTIYEIKQIFWRRVIFLSIIGAVISLVYIFLSPILFKIFFPEYLDSIFYSQIFSLTIILTLAQSFISPVLNSRLTIIPKKMLYLWNIPGIIFIFSAFLLINYIGIMGIILSRLAATLTTTIIGLIIWNKIKKLEIK; from the coding sequence ATGATCCAAAAAATAAAAAACTGGTCTTTCCAGTTACTCAAAAAAAGTGAAAAATATACAAAGACTGATATGGTCTATTTGGCTAAAGGAGAGTTTTGGTTAATTGGTGGTCAGATTCTTTCTTCTGCTTCTACATTTTTCCTGGCTGTTTCCTTTGCTAATTTATTACCAAAAGAAACTTATGGCACATACAAATATATTTTATCTATATTTGGCATATTGACTATCAGTACTTTGAGGGGCTTAGAATCTCCTCTGTCACAATCTATAGCCAAAAACTATGAGGGCGATTTCCTTATTATTTTAAAAGAAAAAATAAAATACGGATTTTTTGGAGCTCTAGCTAGCTTTATACTAGGTGTTTACTATTACGTCAATGGTAATAATATCCTATCTGTTTGTTTTTTTATTGTATCCGTATTCGTTCCTTTTTTTGAGCCTTTGGGAATTTATCATAACTATTTGCTGGCCAAAAAAAAATTCCGACAATCAACAATTTATAAATCAAGCAGCCAGATATTGACAACTCTATTAATGATTGTTGCTTTATTTGTTATACCGAATATATTCACTGTTATTTTGGTTTATTTCTTTTCATGGAGTGTTTTAAGAATATATTTTTTGATAAAAACTATCAAAAAATTTCCGCCAAACAAAAAAAAAGAGCCACAAGCAATCTCCTACGGTCGGCATTCCACAGCTATAAATGTACTGGCCTCATTTATCGGTTCTATTGATGCTTTGCTACTTTTCCATTATTTTGGTGCCGCCGAATTGGCTATATATTCCTTTGCTCTATCGCCGGTCAATCAATTTAGTTCTTTATTTGACAAATTGCCAACATTAGCTCTACCAAAATTGGCCGTAAGAACTATTTATGAAATAAAACAGATATTCTGGCGCCGAGTTATCTTTTTATCAATCATTGGTGCAGTTATTTCTCTAGTTTATATTTTTTTGTCACCAATATTGTTTAAAATATTTTTCCCCGAATATTTAGACTCTATTTTTTATTCACAAATTTTTTCTCTTACCATTATACTCACCTTAGCACAGTCTTTCATCAGCCCTGTTCTAAACTCACGACTGACAATAATACCAAAAAAAATGCTCTATTTGTGGAACATACCTGGAATTATTTTTATTTTTTCAGCATTCCTATTGATAAATTATATAGGCATTATGGGGATAATCCTCAGCCGTTTGGCTGCAACATTAACCACTACCATAATCGGTCTGATTATCTGGAATAAAATAAAAAAACTGGAAATAAAATAA